Proteins encoded within one genomic window of Candidatus Neomarinimicrobiota bacterium:
- the sucD gene encoding succinate--CoA ligase subunit alpha, giving the protein MSILLNRDTRVIVQGFTGKEGSFHGGQMIAYGTNVVGGVTPGKGRQTHLDLPVFNTVAEAVNETDANASVIFVPPPFGPDAIMEAAYAGVELVVCITEGIPAADMVKVKNFVRKTDTRMIGPNCPGIISPGKAKIGIMPGFIHQEGPIGVISRSGTLTYEAVYQLTELNIGQSTCVGIGGDPIIGCTFIDLLSLFAEDDGTDGVVLIGEIGGSAEEEAAAWMQESGFNKPVVAFIAGQTAPPGRRMGHAGAIIDGGKGTAEDKMTALRNAGISVVASPADIGIAMQQQLEN; this is encoded by the coding sequence ATGAGCATCCTCCTTAATAGAGATACTCGGGTCATTGTCCAGGGCTTTACTGGAAAGGAAGGGTCTTTCCACGGTGGACAGATGATTGCTTACGGGACAAACGTGGTGGGCGGTGTCACTCCCGGAAAGGGCAGACAAACACATCTTGACTTGCCCGTCTTTAACACCGTTGCGGAAGCTGTCAATGAAACAGATGCCAACGCTTCCGTCATTTTCGTTCCCCCTCCCTTCGGTCCCGATGCCATCATGGAAGCTGCATATGCAGGTGTTGAACTTGTTGTCTGTATCACCGAAGGTATTCCGGCTGCGGATATGGTAAAGGTGAAAAACTTCGTTCGTAAAACAGATACCAGAATGATTGGGCCAAACTGCCCCGGCATTATCTCTCCTGGAAAAGCAAAGATTGGCATCATGCCCGGTTTTATTCACCAAGAGGGCCCAATCGGCGTCATCTCAAGAAGCGGAACGCTCACCTACGAAGCAGTGTACCAGCTGACGGAGCTGAACATCGGTCAGTCCACATGTGTCGGCATCGGTGGTGATCCTATTATCGGTTGCACCTTTATCGATCTGCTCTCGCTCTTCGCTGAGGATGACGGTACCGATGGTGTCGTTCTGATCGGCGAAATCGGCGGCTCAGCTGAAGAAGAAGCTGCAGCATGGATGCAAGAGTCCGGATTTAATAAACCGGTGGTGGCATTTATCGCGGGCCAAACAGCCCCTCCTGGAAGAAGAATGGGGCACGCAGGAGCCATCATCGATGGGGGAAAAGGGACGGCGGAAGATAAAATGACAGCCCTCAGAAATGCTGGGATTTCGGTGGTGGCAAGTCCGGCCGATATTGGAATTGCAATGCAGCAACAATTGGAGAACTAA
- a CDS encoding DUF177 domain-containing protein, which translates to MKLSRRELYESSEALHCTASVSNLGLDDLSFIQDNLPVTLNIKRSGSTLDIRGEVTADLKESCDRCLKLFGRTVNGTFRILVTEDASIINESTDSDIMLFPIDQNEIDISPALRDSIALEKSMKETCSEECKGLCAGCGVNLNSSSCQCEKNEMDERWAPMKEINLSDMEN; encoded by the coding sequence ATGAAACTTTCTCGACGGGAACTGTATGAATCATCGGAGGCACTCCATTGCACTGCATCAGTCAGCAATTTGGGACTTGACGATTTGTCCTTTATTCAAGATAATCTTCCCGTAACATTGAATATCAAGAGAAGCGGTTCTACCCTGGATATACGAGGTGAAGTTACCGCTGATTTGAAAGAGAGCTGTGACCGATGCCTAAAACTTTTCGGTAGAACAGTGAATGGCACTTTCCGAATACTTGTCACAGAAGACGCTTCTATCATAAATGAGTCCACAGATTCTGATATAATGCTTTTCCCCATAGATCAAAATGAAATTGATATCTCACCGGCTTTACGAGATTCGATCGCTCTTGAGAAATCCATGAAGGAAACTTGTAGCGAAGAGTGCAAAGGACTGTGTGCCGGATGCGGCGTAAACCTGAATTCTTCGAGCTGTCAATGTGAAAAAAATGAGATGGATGAACGTTGGGCTCCTATGAAAGAAATAAACCTATCTGACATGGAGAATTAA
- the sucC gene encoding ADP-forming succinate--CoA ligase subunit beta, with amino-acid sequence MKIHEYQAKEILRQNSVPVPAGIPAFSVDEAVIAAEAIGGDLWMVKAQIHAGGRGKGGGVKIAKTMEEVRKLADQILGMKLVTHQTGPEGKEVNRLLIEEGVDIAKEFYAGIVLDRSKENFVFMVSTEGGVEIEKVAAETPEKIIKVWIYPEFGLTTFQARQLAFALGLDDDQLKNGVKTFMALWKAFDNYDCSLAEINPLVVTGDGQVMALDAKMNFDDNGLYRHNDLAEMRDTSEELPSETDAASYQLNYIKLDGNVGCMVNGAGLAMATMDIIKLSGGEPANFLDVGGVANSETVSRGFKLILTDPNVKSILINIFGGIVRCDRVAQGVVDALSTMDVKVSVVVRLEGTNAKEAVTLLEESPLEFIIATSLKDGAEKAVEAATQG; translated from the coding sequence ATGAAGATTCACGAGTATCAGGCGAAAGAGATTCTCAGACAGAACAGCGTCCCGGTACCGGCGGGCATCCCTGCTTTTTCTGTTGATGAGGCCGTGATAGCGGCGGAAGCAATAGGCGGCGATCTGTGGATGGTGAAAGCACAGATTCATGCTGGTGGCCGCGGCAAGGGCGGTGGTGTCAAGATTGCCAAGACTATGGAGGAGGTACGAAAACTGGCTGATCAAATCCTTGGGATGAAGCTTGTAACCCATCAGACGGGACCGGAAGGAAAAGAGGTGAACCGGCTGCTTATTGAGGAAGGAGTAGACATTGCAAAGGAGTTCTACGCTGGAATTGTTCTCGATCGTTCCAAAGAAAATTTTGTTTTCATGGTATCAACAGAAGGTGGTGTTGAGATTGAAAAAGTGGCAGCGGAGACGCCGGAAAAGATCATAAAAGTTTGGATTTATCCTGAATTTGGCCTCACAACTTTCCAGGCGCGACAGCTCGCCTTTGCTCTTGGGCTGGATGACGATCAGTTGAAGAATGGCGTTAAAACATTTATGGCCCTCTGGAAAGCGTTTGATAACTATGATTGTTCACTGGCGGAGATCAATCCCCTGGTGGTTACAGGCGACGGCCAGGTGATGGCGCTGGATGCCAAAATGAACTTTGACGACAACGGTCTTTACCGTCACAATGATTTGGCTGAGATGCGAGATACCTCAGAAGAGTTGCCCAGCGAAACCGATGCCGCCAGTTACCAGCTTAATTACATAAAGTTGGACGGTAATGTAGGATGTATGGTTAACGGCGCGGGCCTCGCCATGGCCACTATGGATATTATTAAACTATCCGGGGGAGAACCTGCCAACTTTCTAGATGTGGGCGGTGTTGCTAATTCTGAAACCGTTTCACGGGGGTTTAAGCTTATCCTTACTGATCCTAACGTAAAATCTATTCTCATCAATATTTTCGGCGGCATTGTCCGGTGTGATCGCGTGGCCCAAGGTGTTGTAGACGCCCTTTCCACCATGGATGTAAAAGTTTCCGTGGTTGTCAGACTTGAGGGAACAAACGCTAAAGAAGCCGTCACATTACTGGAAGAATCCCCTCTTGAATTCATTATTGCTACCAGCTTGAAAGATGGTGCTGAAAAAGCGGTGGAGGCGGCTACACAGGGATGA
- a CDS encoding GTPase codes for MNRTRVLIMGAAGRDFHNFNVIYRNDPHSEVVAFTATQIPNIEGRRYPPELSGELYPNGIPILDEADLSRLILGMKVDDVVFSYSDVSHEYVMHKASEVLKCGANFKLLGGKKTMIRSNKPVIAIGAVRTGSGKSQTSRRVAEVLTDVGRRVAIIRHPMPYGNLAKQKVQRFSTIEDLKKHDCTIEEMEEYEPHIVRGSVVFAGIDYGAILDKAEKEADIILWDGGNNDMPFYKPDLFLVVVDPHRPGHELLFYPGESNLLMADVLVINKVDTADPENVATVKINIASVNPSATVIEAASPVKVEEPDAIKGKRCLVVEDGPTLTHGGMKFGAGVVAAEKFGASEIVDPRPWITGTIAETFETYPDIGKLLPAMGYGEQQIKDLESTINAADCDAVLIGTPIDLRKVLHIEKPSVRVTYDLKEIGKPTVAEVLTPFMK; via the coding sequence ATGAACAGAACACGAGTCCTCATCATGGGGGCCGCCGGGCGTGATTTTCATAATTTCAACGTAATCTACCGTAACGATCCTCACAGTGAGGTAGTAGCCTTCACTGCGACGCAAATCCCCAACATCGAAGGCAGACGATATCCACCTGAGCTCAGTGGTGAGCTTTATCCCAATGGAATTCCCATCCTGGACGAGGCAGATTTGTCTCGATTGATACTGGGGATGAAGGTTGATGATGTTGTCTTTTCCTACAGTGACGTTTCCCATGAATACGTTATGCACAAGGCGTCAGAAGTCCTCAAGTGTGGGGCAAATTTCAAGCTCTTGGGCGGCAAAAAGACAATGATCAGATCTAATAAGCCGGTAATAGCAATCGGCGCCGTTAGAACAGGATCCGGGAAAAGTCAGACGAGTCGACGGGTGGCAGAAGTGCTGACCGATGTAGGAAGAAGAGTGGCCATCATTCGTCATCCCATGCCTTACGGCAACCTAGCAAAACAGAAAGTCCAGCGATTTTCCACCATAGAGGACCTGAAAAAGCACGACTGTACTATCGAAGAGATGGAGGAATATGAACCTCACATTGTCCGCGGATCGGTAGTGTTCGCTGGCATCGATTACGGGGCCATTCTTGACAAAGCTGAAAAGGAAGCAGACATTATCCTTTGGGATGGCGGTAACAACGATATGCCGTTCTACAAGCCCGATCTCTTTCTTGTGGTCGTAGATCCCCATCGACCCGGACATGAACTGTTATTCTATCCCGGCGAATCAAACCTCCTGATGGCAGACGTGTTAGTGATCAACAAGGTGGACACAGCCGATCCTGAGAACGTAGCAACAGTAAAAATTAACATAGCCTCGGTTAATCCCAGCGCCACCGTCATTGAAGCTGCTTCACCTGTGAAAGTTGAGGAACCTGATGCTATCAAAGGAAAACGGTGCCTAGTGGTGGAAGATGGTCCCACCCTGACACACGGTGGAATGAAATTCGGCGCCGGCGTAGTAGCTGCGGAGAAGTTCGGTGCCAGTGAGATCGTCGATCCGAGGCCTTGGATCACCGGAACAATTGCGGAGACGTTTGAGACGTATCCCGACATTGGAAAACTGTTACCGGCCATGGGCTACGGCGAACAGCAAATAAAAGATCTGGAAAGTACCATCAATGCCGCCGATTGTGATGCGGTGTTAATTGGAACGCCTATAGATCTGCGTAAAGTACTCCATATTGAAAAGCCATCGGTACGTGTAACTTACGACTTGAAAGAGATCGGAAAACCGACAGTAGCTGAGGTATTGACTCCTTTCATGAAATGA
- a CDS encoding carbamate kinase, with protein sequence MTQDGNRTAVLALGGNAISPQKEVDTITNQFRHTRESMSAIMHLISEGYDLVITHGNGPQVGNALLRTELTADTAPILPLGICVADVAGGMGYMIQQSLQNLLKSENIHRDVVTIITQVLVDKNDPEIENPSKEIGQHYDEKTAASLADRYGWTVRETSSGDWRRVVPSPKPISIVEANVIRELVNAGIIVIAGGGGGIPVYSIDNGDMEGFDAVVDKDFASAIIANEIGSRDFFILTDVRTVFLNFGQKNEAPIHRMTMRDAKKHLKDGQFAPGTMEPKISAAVNFIKRGGERVLISAIDSVAEALSGQTGTVITNQS encoded by the coding sequence ATGACACAGGACGGAAACAGGACCGCCGTTCTGGCACTGGGAGGAAACGCCATCTCTCCCCAAAAAGAAGTGGATACCATCACCAACCAATTCCGCCACACGCGGGAGAGCATGAGCGCCATCATGCACCTTATTTCGGAAGGGTACGACCTTGTCATCACCCACGGCAACGGACCTCAAGTGGGAAACGCCCTGCTAAGAACGGAACTCACCGCTGACACGGCACCTATCCTACCTTTGGGAATCTGCGTGGCGGATGTTGCAGGCGGCATGGGATACATGATCCAGCAGTCTCTTCAAAACCTTCTGAAAAGTGAAAATATTCATAGAGATGTGGTCACCATAATCACGCAGGTATTAGTGGATAAGAATGATCCTGAAATAGAAAATCCATCCAAAGAGATCGGCCAACATTATGATGAAAAAACAGCTGCTTCTTTGGCTGACCGTTACGGTTGGACTGTAAGAGAGACATCATCGGGAGACTGGCGGCGGGTGGTCCCTTCGCCGAAACCAATCTCAATTGTGGAGGCGAATGTCATCCGAGAACTGGTGAATGCTGGAATAATTGTGATCGCCGGCGGTGGTGGAGGTATACCCGTGTACTCCATTGACAATGGCGACATGGAAGGTTTTGATGCAGTGGTGGACAAAGACTTTGCATCGGCCATTATAGCAAACGAAATTGGATCTCGCGATTTTTTCATTCTGACGGACGTCAGAACTGTATTTCTTAACTTTGGACAGAAAAACGAGGCGCCTATTCACCGCATGACAATGAGAGATGCGAAAAAACACTTAAAAGACGGACAGTTCGCACCCGGCACCATGGAACCGAAAATCTCTGCTGCCGTGAATTTCATCAAAAGAGGTGGTGAGCGGGTGCTCATCTCTGCCATCGATTCCGTAGCTGAAGCACTTTCAGGACAAACAGGCACAGTCATAACTAATCAGTCATGA
- the pruA gene encoding L-glutamate gamma-semialdehyde dehydrogenase: MSDFVVPKPENDPIRSYAPGTPERDELKAKIDELKGQEIEIPLIIGGREVKTGNIGKCIIPHNHKYVLAHFHQAGESEVNQAIDAATEAWKSWSTTPFEKRAKIFLKMGELVAGKWRQTLNAATMLNMSKTVFQAEIDAACEVADFFNFNPYYAQELSTHQPMHSPPPTKNTVEHRPLEGFVFAVSPFNFTSIGANLPTAPSLMGNVVLWKPASSAVYPAWFFMELFKEAGLPDGVINFIPGAGSKVGPTVMRHPDLAGVHFTGSTAVFQGMWKTVGENIANYKSYPRIVGETGGKNFCIAHESADADALVTAMVRGAFEYQGQKCSALSRAYIPSTIWPEVKERYVAEVKSIRMGDVEDFTNFMNAIIDKAAFDSIIEYIDYTRESSDAEFLTGGGYDDSVGYFIEPATIITTDPHFKTMEEEIFGPVLTIFVYDSNKWQETLQLIDQTSIYALTGCVIAQDRKAIDDASQALTHAAGNFYINDKPTGAVVGQQPFGGSRASGTNDKAGSIWNLARWVSQRTVKENFDPPKDYRYPFMADE, from the coding sequence ATGAGTGATTTCGTTGTTCCTAAGCCTGAAAATGATCCTATTCGATCCTATGCACCCGGAACGCCCGAACGAGATGAACTGAAAGCCAAAATCGATGAGTTGAAAGGTCAGGAGATTGAGATCCCACTGATAATCGGTGGCCGGGAGGTAAAGACCGGCAATATCGGAAAGTGTATCATCCCTCACAACCATAAGTACGTTCTCGCCCATTTTCATCAGGCTGGTGAATCGGAAGTGAACCAGGCCATTGATGCAGCCACAGAAGCTTGGAAAAGCTGGTCTACTACTCCATTTGAAAAACGGGCAAAAATTTTCCTCAAAATGGGTGAACTGGTTGCCGGTAAATGGCGGCAAACACTGAATGCTGCTACCATGCTTAACATGAGCAAAACTGTTTTTCAAGCAGAAATTGACGCGGCTTGTGAGGTGGCTGACTTTTTCAACTTCAACCCCTATTATGCACAGGAACTCAGCACCCATCAGCCCATGCATTCTCCACCCCCCACTAAAAACACGGTCGAGCATCGTCCTCTGGAGGGTTTTGTTTTCGCGGTGAGTCCCTTCAATTTCACCAGCATCGGGGCTAACCTCCCCACAGCACCTTCTCTTATGGGAAATGTGGTGCTCTGGAAACCGGCATCAAGCGCTGTCTATCCTGCCTGGTTTTTTATGGAACTGTTCAAGGAAGCCGGACTCCCAGACGGTGTCATCAATTTTATACCGGGAGCGGGCTCAAAGGTGGGCCCCACGGTCATGCGTCATCCGGACCTGGCCGGGGTACACTTCACTGGATCAACAGCTGTTTTTCAAGGTATGTGGAAAACAGTGGGCGAGAACATCGCCAATTACAAAAGCTATCCCCGAATCGTCGGTGAAACAGGCGGTAAGAATTTTTGCATAGCTCATGAATCAGCCGATGCCGACGCACTTGTGACCGCCATGGTCCGGGGTGCATTTGAATATCAGGGTCAGAAATGCTCCGCCCTCTCGCGGGCGTACATTCCGTCAACCATCTGGCCAGAGGTCAAGGAGCGATATGTGGCAGAGGTGAAATCCATCAGAATGGGCGATGTAGAGGATTTCACCAACTTTATGAATGCAATCATCGATAAGGCCGCTTTCGACTCCATTATCGAATACATCGACTACACAAGAGAATCGTCCGACGCCGAGTTTCTCACTGGGGGAGGATATGACGATTCGGTTGGTTACTTTATTGAACCGGCCACTATCATTACTACCGATCCTCACTTCAAAACGATGGAAGAAGAGATATTTGGCCCTGTCTTGACTATTTTTGTTTACGATTCAAATAAATGGCAGGAGACACTGCAACTGATTGATCAGACATCCATCTACGCCCTGACAGGATGTGTTATTGCTCAGGATAGAAAAGCCATTGATGATGCCTCTCAAGCACTTACTCATGCCGCAGGAAATTTTTATATCAATGATAAACCTACAGGAGCGGTGGTAGGCCAGCAGCCGTTCGGCGGCAGCAGAGCATCAGGGACAAACGACAAGGCGGGTTCTATCTGGAACCTTGCACGCTGGGTCTCCCAGAGAACCGTAAAAGAGAACTTCGATCCCCCCAAGGATTACCGCTACCCGTTCATGGCTGACGAATGA
- a CDS encoding ketoacyl-ACP synthase III has product MRVTISAVSHYLPDRVMTNTELEQIVDTSDEWIQSRTGIRERHVVAEGEATSHMGIKSVEQILEKSGTSAQEIDVIIVGTVTPDMFFPSTAALVQDSIGATNAWAFDLNAACSGFLFSLETAASLIYSGRHNKALVIGGDTMTSVLDYKDRSTCVLFGDGAGAVLLQPTEGDDGILDSIMFTDGSGGNRLYMPAGGSRQPATHETVDQRLHYLKQDGREVYKSAVRGMADAAKTLLERNGFSNKDVNLFIPHQANKRIIDATAKRLGLSEEQVLVNIDRVANTTAGTIPIGLSETVNEGRLAEGDLVVLAAFGAGFTWGATLIRWGKCV; this is encoded by the coding sequence TTGCGGGTAACCATCTCAGCCGTTTCCCACTATCTTCCTGATCGCGTCATGACGAACACCGAACTCGAGCAGATTGTTGACACTTCCGATGAATGGATTCAAAGCAGGACAGGCATCCGGGAGCGCCACGTTGTGGCTGAGGGAGAAGCCACATCTCATATGGGAATCAAATCTGTTGAACAGATTCTGGAAAAAAGCGGCACAAGTGCCCAGGAGATTGATGTGATTATTGTTGGAACGGTGACGCCGGACATGTTCTTCCCCTCTACTGCCGCACTTGTCCAAGATTCAATCGGTGCCACCAATGCCTGGGCTTTTGACCTGAATGCCGCCTGTTCGGGGTTTCTCTTTTCGCTGGAAACGGCCGCCAGTCTCATTTACAGTGGAAGGCACAATAAAGCGCTTGTCATTGGGGGCGACACTATGACCTCAGTCCTTGATTATAAAGATCGTTCCACTTGTGTTCTTTTCGGTGACGGTGCCGGCGCTGTGCTCCTTCAACCAACTGAAGGGGATGATGGTATTCTTGACTCAATCATGTTCACAGATGGGAGTGGCGGTAATCGACTCTATATGCCTGCCGGCGGAAGCCGCCAGCCCGCAACTCACGAAACGGTGGACCAGCGGTTGCATTACTTGAAACAAGACGGTCGGGAAGTATACAAGTCGGCTGTTCGGGGAATGGCTGATGCCGCTAAGACACTTTTGGAAAGGAATGGTTTCTCAAATAAAGATGTGAACCTTTTTATTCCACACCAGGCAAATAAAAGAATCATTGATGCCACCGCCAAGCGACTGGGGTTGAGTGAAGAACAAGTGTTGGTAAACATTGACCGAGTTGCCAACACCACTGCCGGCACTATCCCCATTGGTTTGAGCGAGACCGTCAATGAGGGTCGGTTGGCAGAGGGAGACCTTGTTGTCCTGGCCGCATTCGGAGCAGGGTTTACGTGGGGAGCCACTCTAATCAGATGGGGGAAGTGCGTATGA
- a CDS encoding SPOR domain-containing protein produces the protein MPFSKLYIPLLSVLSLTLTTCESYSSHQGTVGNYYSIQIEKPVGVENPSYGWDILSFPNESLLTYSNLYIRQGGREMAFQPDAPGDYKFELIIFNSTGEAIVSNEYLFKISSSTTTEILVDTQLAETEEVVEKTVTFEEPLAPKVPSPEPPSPAPAPPVKEKPKPVKKKSPKPPPAPKADQLASVEGRFTIQIYSESTLKEAEGKMGELRKMGFDAYIQKARPGTKFWYRVRIGAFNSRDEAKKAADEINSRTGIVAWIDKVRVDQ, from the coding sequence ATGCCATTCTCGAAACTATACATTCCTCTTCTATCTGTTCTTTCATTAACATTAACAACATGTGAGAGTTATAGTTCACACCAGGGAACGGTTGGCAACTATTACAGCATTCAGATTGAAAAGCCTGTGGGTGTGGAAAATCCGTCTTACGGTTGGGATATTCTCTCTTTTCCGAATGAAAGCTTGCTCACTTACAGTAACCTCTATATTCGCCAGGGCGGCCGCGAAATGGCATTCCAGCCCGATGCCCCGGGTGACTACAAATTTGAATTGATCATCTTCAATAGCACTGGTGAGGCCATCGTTAGCAATGAATATCTTTTCAAGATTTCGTCTTCCACTACGACGGAAATTTTGGTTGACACCCAACTTGCTGAAACAGAAGAAGTTGTTGAAAAAACGGTAACTTTTGAAGAGCCTCTAGCTCCTAAGGTACCATCGCCGGAGCCTCCCTCACCAGCCCCGGCTCCCCCTGTGAAAGAAAAACCTAAACCGGTAAAGAAAAAGTCACCAAAACCACCACCAGCGCCAAAAGCAGATCAATTAGCTTCAGTTGAAGGGAGATTTACCATACAGATCTATTCTGAATCGACCTTAAAAGAAGCTGAAGGGAAAATGGGTGAACTTAGAAAAATGGGCTTTGATGCCTATATTCAGAAAGCACGTCCGGGTACCAAATTCTGGTACAGGGTACGGATTGGTGCCTTTAACTCGCGGGATGAGGCAAAGAAAGCAGCTGATGAAATCAACTCAAGGACCGGTATCGTTGCTTGGATAGACAAAGTCCGCGTGGATCAGTAG
- a CDS encoding 50S ribosomal protein L32, whose product MALPKRKQSKARSRKRRTHWKTKEATISSCSQCNQPKMPHRACPNCGYYRGRPVTTPTS is encoded by the coding sequence ATGGCACTTCCAAAAAGAAAACAGTCAAAAGCCCGTAGTAGAAAAAGGCGGACACATTGGAAAACGAAGGAAGCAACCATCTCAAGTTGCTCGCAATGTAATCAGCCCAAGATGCCCCATAGGGCATGTCCCAACTGTGGCTATTATAGAGGCAGGCCGGTAACCACACCTACCAGCTAA
- a CDS encoding nucleoside-diphosphate kinase, with protein MSNHTLAIIKPDSVSKSNTGKIIDRILNGGFQILAMQQVMLTRERAEAFYAVHRERPFFNNLVEFMTSGSCVPMALKKEGAVTSFRKLIGATNPEEADEGTIRRDFAENIQNNAVHGSDSNENAVKEIAFFFSSLEISTD; from the coding sequence TTGAGCAATCACACTTTAGCAATTATAAAACCAGACTCAGTCAGTAAAAGCAATACAGGGAAAATCATTGACCGAATTCTTAACGGCGGTTTTCAGATCCTCGCCATGCAACAAGTAATGCTTACCAGGGAAAGAGCTGAAGCTTTCTATGCTGTTCACAGGGAGCGGCCTTTCTTCAACAACCTTGTTGAATTCATGACTTCAGGATCGTGCGTACCCATGGCACTTAAAAAAGAGGGTGCCGTGACATCTTTTCGAAAATTGATCGGTGCCACCAATCCTGAAGAGGCAGATGAAGGGACAATTCGAAGAGATTTCGCCGAGAACATTCAGAACAACGCCGTTCACGGATCTGACTCTAATGAGAATGCAGTAAAAGAAATTGCATTTTTCTTTTCTTCCCTCGAAATTTCTACCGACTAA
- the plsX gene encoding phosphate acyltransferase PlsX yields the protein MRIVVDAMGGDHAPSEVIEGALEAVSDDSTIDLTLTGDESKIKESLTDSNESLSVTIHHTSQEVEMTDRPSQVIKQKPDSSIVSGINLMKKGKAKAFVSAGNTGAILAASLFLLGRIEGVKRPALGVYFPVGQNGLVLCDAGINTEAKSSHLLQFAVMASKYISHIKGVQNPSVGLLNIGAEETKGTEVYVKSHKLMKKCLPSFKGNIESRYLFDGDVDVIVCDGFLGNNIVKFAEGWIAHVHRNVSLQLEDKVNSTDEKKLFNSIFSKAMKHFEYEEYGGVPLLGVNGVVIICHGSSPSRAIKNAVFAAKKCVETDLIGSIRDNISSTVSLIKEST from the coding sequence ATGAGAATAGTCGTCGATGCCATGGGGGGTGACCACGCGCCGTCAGAAGTCATTGAAGGTGCTCTGGAAGCCGTATCCGACGACTCCACAATTGATCTCACTCTTACTGGAGATGAGTCCAAGATCAAAGAGAGCTTGACTGATTCAAATGAATCATTATCAGTAACAATACATCATACTTCTCAGGAAGTCGAGATGACAGATCGGCCATCTCAAGTGATAAAACAAAAGCCGGACTCCTCAATTGTTTCAGGCATTAACCTAATGAAAAAAGGGAAAGCAAAAGCCTTCGTGAGTGCTGGAAACACGGGAGCAATCTTGGCAGCCTCGCTCTTCCTCCTCGGTAGAATCGAAGGTGTTAAGCGGCCAGCTTTGGGTGTTTACTTTCCCGTTGGTCAGAACGGTCTTGTTCTTTGCGACGCAGGCATCAATACCGAAGCTAAATCCTCTCACCTTCTTCAGTTTGCAGTCATGGCGTCAAAATATATATCTCATATTAAAGGGGTTCAAAATCCTTCTGTAGGTCTCCTTAACATTGGAGCCGAAGAAACAAAAGGTACCGAGGTTTACGTTAAATCCCACAAGTTGATGAAAAAATGTCTTCCATCATTCAAAGGAAACATTGAAAGCAGATATCTCTTTGACGGAGATGTTGATGTAATAGTTTGTGACGGTTTTCTGGGGAATAATATTGTGAAATTTGCTGAAGGCTGGATAGCCCATGTCCACCGGAACGTTTCACTGCAGCTGGAAGATAAAGTCAATTCCACAGATGAGAAAAAACTGTTCAATTCCATATTTTCCAAAGCCATGAAACACTTCGAATATGAAGAGTACGGCGGTGTCCCCCTCCTTGGTGTGAATGGTGTTGTTATCATCTGTCACGGCAGTTCTCCTTCCAGAGCTATAAAGAATGCCGTATTTGCGGCAAAAAAATGTGTCGAGACTGATCTAATTGGATCCATCAGGGACAATATCTCATCCACTGTATCCCTCATTAAAGAAAGCACATAA